DNA from Hippocampus zosterae strain Florida chromosome 18, ASM2543408v3, whole genome shotgun sequence:
TGTAGACATTCACCCTCCTGCTAGCCACCAAAAGTCTCCCGCTTCACCTATTAGCATCGTCACTTCTAACAGACCTTTTTTCTCCATTCGGTGTTATTCTACTGCGTAACAAATGCATAATGATATAAAATAAtgcagagaacaaaaaaaaaaggaccaatcCGGAATAAGAAATACGCTTGACAATGTAAACAGATTCATTTTGAAGTTATGAGTCTCCATACGCCGTTAGCATCCTTGCTACTTGGAAACGTGAATGATCAAAATGTAACACGAGCGATTGCCGCTTTCGTCCTCTCTTTGTCCAGTTCAAAACCAAATATGGAAAACGAGTCATTCACGTGAGCGTGAGCGTCGTCGTGAACGACACCCTCTTTAACGCAACCAACGGCACCGAGGAAGTCACGGAGCTCACCCGAGAGGAGGTGATCCCCGTGCCCGGTCAGGTGAACGGAGTCAACGCGCTGGGCTTGGTGGTCTTCTCGATGTGCTTCGGGCTGATCATCGGCAACATGAAGGAGCACGGCCAACTCCTGAGGGATTTCTTTGACAGCCTCAACGAAGCCATCATGCAGCTGGTTGCTCTCATCATGTGGTGGGACTTCACGTCGTTTGCTTCCTGTAGCACATGCATCTCCACCGCACGCGCACGTCTCTTAACTTGACCTCCTTGTGCCGTCAGGTACGCTCCCATTGGTATCCTGTTCCTCATTGCGGGAAAAATAGTGGAGATGGACGATCTTACGCAAATGGGGGGCCAGTTGGGCATGTACACCATCACGGTCATCATTGGTCTGATGATCCACGCCATTCTTATTCTTCCCACGCTGTATTTTGTCATCACTCGGCAGAAccctttcattttcattgccgGGCTCTTGCAGGCTCTGGTCACCGCATTGGGCACCTCTTCAAGGTGAGTCCCCAATCCGACCGCCCATCGCGGAAATGGTAGTAATCGTGTCCCGTGTCGCCGCCAAGTCTCATTTCCGCGCCGTCGTCTCGCAGCTCGGCCACCCTCCCCGTCACGTTCAAATGCCtggaggaaaacaacaaaatcgaCAAGCGGATCACTCGCTTTGTGTTGCCGGTGGGTGCCACCATCAACATGGACGGCACCGCTCTCTATGAAGCGCTGGCGGCCATTTTTATTGCCCAAGTCAACAACGTCGAGATGAACTTTGGACAGATCATTACCATCAGGTAAGAATGTCCAAAcgggggggattgggggggggggctacggcAAAGAAGACCAAATCCATACGGATGAAGTCTCTGCCCTGTGATCAAGCATTACAGCGACGGCAGCAAGTATCGGAGCCGCCGGGATCCCGCAAGCAGGCCTGGTCACCATGGTGATTGTGTTGACCTCCGTTGGACTTCCGACTGACGACATCACTCTGATCATTGCGGTCGATTGGTTTCTGTGAGTATCCCGGGTGTTCAAGAATGTGACGCCGTGTAGAGGCGAGCCCGCAGTCAGACGCGGACAGACGTGAATGACCGTTGTCTCTCCAAAGGCCCAAAGTATCCCCACCTCGACCACCACCACCTAGTGACACACTTTTTCATTCTCCCTCAAGTCCTGCTCCACATCTTTCCCTTTGTGTTGAATATTTTCTGCAGTGAGTTTTAACATAGAAACATAATTAGGTTTCCCAAATTAATAATTCCAATTAGAAGACCCTGCTCGGCAAACTGGGGCAATGTGGAAAAATCCCTGTCTTCTCTACCAGGCTGGTCCAAATATGAACATCTCTCCTTTTTATAGACCACAGCAGAACAGACGAGTAGCGAGCAGTATTTACGAACATTGTTAtgatttggattggattggatttccGTTTGACGTGAGCTTGGAGAAGCGTGTAAAGGATAAAGAAGAGGGGGGCTGAGCACCGGGCCTTGGAGGACACCTTGGAGGACCGGGGCTGTGTCGGACTGAGATTTATTAATGCTGATGAACTGGCAGTGCCAGTGATGTTAAGAGAGGACTTAAGACGGGTGCGGAGGATGGAGTCATTTACCGGGTCAAGAGCGGCACTGAGGTCGAGTCGGATGAGAAGAAGGGCTGTTGCCGTGCCACGATAGGATCGGAAGCCGGATTGAAATGGCTCGTAGAGGTTATGGGAGTCGAGGAGGCGACAATTCGTTCGAGTACTTTTGAAACAACAGAGGACGGACTGAGGTCAGACTTAAAACCGAGTAACGGGTCACCAAGATTCAACCACATTGCCCCCACTAAAATCAAAACGTTCACGCAGTTTAATTTGGATTGCGAAAAACGTACCGTCCAGTGACGTTGCGCGTCCTCTTTCTTTTGTGTGCTAGTGACCGCCTGCGTACCACCACCAATGTTTTGGGGGATTCCATTGGAGCCGGCATCATAGAGTTCCTCTCTCGGCACGAGCTTCGCAGCAAGGATGTGGAGATGGGAAATTCTGTCCTGgaggagcgagagagaaagaaaccgtacaaactcatttcacaggaTAGTGACTTGGAAAATGACAAACGCGGTCACAACGAATCAAGCATGTAGTTCTTCATCAATCGCTGCTCCAGCTTTTGAACGTGTGCAACCGATGCCGTTTTGTTTTGCAAAGTCTCGCTTTGAGTTCACGCCACGATTGGTTTTTACGTTGATCCACAAAAGGCACATTGAATACATTCCTCTTCCAGCCAAAATAACCCAGACTGGTTGCTTTGATTACATAGTCTAggactgctgttttttttaatacttagtATATGAATGAATGCTCATTGATGTAATGTCATATGATCTTCATCTAAGGGGCGGGGGCGTGCATGCATGGCTTTGTGGCCAATTAGGTATTTGGCGTGAAGTGCcgcaatgtatttttaaaataaagccaAAAAGACTTAAAAAAGCAGGTTGCAGGTTAGAACAGTGTCAGACGATACTGATTTTTTTCACCAATCGTTCTTATCGCTTCAAATATTGTTGCGCGTAACTTCCTTAAAGGCTTTCCATAAATCTACTATGGTCTCCTATTGCTATTTAATATTACCATGTTAAAAATGCATGTGTGGACGTTGACATTTTTAATCAACccagacaaataaacacatttgactGTTGGATGGAAACGATCAATATTTTATCGCAAAATAAAGTGTTTGCATTGTCTACGTTTTGTGTTGTGGGCTTGTGGATGTTGTGTTTCCGTGGCCGAACTGCTGGTTCTCCGGATTTCTCCCATTGGTCAGATTTCAAAGTAGTCCTTTTCGAAATGGACgtccccccccaacaaaatctCAGACGGGGAAAATGAATGGGTGTCAAATGTTGCGTGAAACCGAGAGATGGCGATAAGACAACAAGCGGTGGCGCGCCACGCCTATTGAACAAAAGAAGAAGAGCCCCAAGTATACCTCAGCGAATTGACAGCCGGGAGATTAGAAATCGTTCGGTCACGGCCCATTTGACAAGTGTACTCCCCGCGTTGCAGTGCGCCGCCGAGGCAATGGAGACTCTCGGCCGAGCTCTGTGCATCATCACCGGCGCCTCCAAAGGTTTTGGCCGGGCCGTCGCGAAGGAGATGGCCCGGCTGGTGGAGCCCGGTTCGGCGTTCGTCCTGGTTGCCCGATCCGGGGACGAACTTCGGACTCTTCAGACGGAGCTGGCCGAGTCCGGCGTGGAGGCTCGGTGTGTGGTCTTGGATCTGTCCCTCAACGAATCACCGGAGAGGGTCGTCCGAACCGCGAAGGAGGTTTTCTCACCGGACATGGAGCACGTTATTCTCGTTAATAACGCTGGTAAGAACATCTTGTCCTGTCGGGCAGATGTTGGTTTGGAACCGACAGCTGGCCCATATGTCCCCCTGCAAAAATACTCAACATGTGTCAGACTGTGGATACTTGCAAAACACAATTATCAAGTTATAAACCGTCGTTTAGACGAAGGTTTCGGGAGCAGTTTTTAAGATGGTTCCACATTGGTCAACCGCAAcgcacataacaaaaaaaaaaattttttttaatgttttgtttgatcGAGTAAACTTTAAGAGCGGAGACAAAAGTTTGTTGCCAAATTAACTATTCCCGGGCGCCCCTGCCTCATTGTGTCTTCTCAGCCTCACTAGGTGACGTGTCCCGTTTCGGCAAAAGCTTCACCAGCATGGCCGAGGTGACCTCCTACCTCTCCTTCAACGTCAGCTCAGCTTTGTGCCTTACTGCCGGCGTGCTGCAGGCCTTCCCCGAGCAGTCGGGTCTGCGCCGCTGCGTGATCAACGTCTCCTCTCTGTGCGCCCTGAAGCCCTTCGCCTCCTGGGTGCTGTACTGCTCTGGCAAGGCCGCCCGGGACATGATGTTCAAGGTTCTGGCAGAAGAGGAGCCGGACCTGCGCGTGCTCAACTATGCTCCAGGTGGGGAATCCGTTACATTGATGTTCATGTATTTATCCTGTCGTGTTTAATTATAGCTCaatgaatacaaatgtcaaCTTTTTGAGGTATCAAGAAATAAAGGAAAATATGGCCATGAGGTAGCGCAGATATTGTGCAAGTGTTACACCGCAGCGGTGACGACTTTGGCTTATTTTCTAAAATGTGTTctacctccctttttttttttttttgctccacgtcACCAGGTCCTTTGGACACAGAAATGCACATAGTAGCCAGGACCGAAACGAGGGACTCCAGCTTAAGGAAGGTCCTTTCTGACATGTTTGCCGAAGGCAAGCTAGTCAAATGCGAGGCCTCATGTGCCACGATGATGAAGCTCCTCCTGGAAGACAAATACAAATCGGGAGATCACATTGACTTCTATGACATATAGATCAGGCGGCTGAACACGCCGTTGCTCATTAGCCGGGTGTGGTCCTGACTGTTGACACGTCTTAAAAGATGTTCTGTGGTTCCACTTACAAATTAACGCCGCGATATTTGTCAAGATCtgttttgaaacaaatgtgCCGTCCCACTTTGTGATTTGAAACTAGAAAATGGACCAAAGCCTTAATGTCTTTGAGGTAATTCCTCTCATGTTATGCGTCTCACTAAATATTTTGTCTTGTACACATCAGGAACTatgaagaaaaattgaaaattgtcgAGTACTGTACTACCATCTATATTATATCaccaaatcaataaaaattgcacaaatgacttttttttcgttGTGATTTCTTGTTCACCTCATTCAACCGCCTCCTGTTTTTGCAGTGACATTCCAACCCTGAGTGACACTTGGCCACGAGTATGACTTGAGTCACATGGTTAGTTGAAAaaggtgaaggggggggggcagagtgaGAAAGGAGGTGCCATGACTATTCATAAACATGTTTAGATTGTATTTTTGGAGCGATGCGACTCACGCCCTTTGTAACCTCCGtgacatcatttcaaaatggccgTGACCTTCACTTTTTCAATCCATCCTTGATTTCCGACTTGCCTCTCGCTGCGCTCACCATCcaagaaaatcaaaacaagtGTCGGCGTTTCTCTTGCTTTTCAGTGATGGAAGGTGACAGGTGCCGCCGACAAAAATAACTCAGAGGGAGGTACCCCAACAAGGGAAAAACTCCCACCTTGGGCCCTCGGCCCCCCTCACCTCTCTGTGCCGCTTTTCCCTCCCACACTTCGGACCCCTTAGAGgaggcaaatgtatttttgggcCGTAGCAGGGGTCGGGCCAAGGAGCCGGCCCCCCTTAACGTGTCTGAGAATCCCGTGAGGACCTCGCACTTCCCGAAAGCCTTTCCAGGCCGCGGCAAGCCTTCTGCGACTCTTTTCTTCTCGTctgtctccgttttttttttggggggggggttgttcagCCCGCACAATGACGGTGGGGAACATGGACAGCGTCGAGCTGTTTGACGCTGGGGAGAAAGGTCGCGGCCTAAGAGCGGGCAGAGACCTCAGCACCGGGGAGGTGGTCTTTGCAGAGGCCAGCTTTGCCGCTGTGGTCTTTGACAGGTAGGAGGAgcctcttgttgttgttgttgttgctccgTTAGAATCTAGCAACAATTGTTTCGCAGTGAGcatggtttgggttttttttttgactgcagGTGCTTTCCAGCAGCCTTGTCTGGGTTGTGAGCTTATTTCCAAATTTTCCAACTGCCACGACATCAGCAAAAATAAGATGCCTTGGCTGACAAGGTGCAATTTTAACCTGAACGTGACTTTATTTTGGACTTGCGTGTGTTAATTGTTCACTGGAATCAAATCCTTTGTAGTTGACTCGATCGGTCTCCGCAAACATGAATGGTAAAGTCAATTTAAAAGGAGTGATGGGAAAGAAAGTGCTTcgtgaagcttcatgaagcacttgcGATTTGTTGGTACTCCTCTAGAGGGCGCGCTTcgtgaagcttcatgaagcacttgcGATTTGTTCGTATTCCTCTAGAGGGCACGCATACTTGAAAGACGCATGCTTTTGACGTCATGCGTCAATAAAACGTTTCTGGACTTACTCTCCCTCAGCACGTCCACGCAGGTGTGCCACAGCTGCTTCCGTCAGCAGGCCGAGCTACATGGCTGCGCCCAGTGCCGCTTTGCCTTCTACTGCAACCGCACTTGCCAGATTGCATGCTGGGATGAACACAAGGAGGAGTGCGCGGCCATCAAGAAGGCTGGCAAGGCACCCGCTGAAAATGTTCGGTAAGAAAAACATCCCGGCGCCAAACGAGCGCCAAGTTttgggggccgaggggggcagACAATTCACAATAGTGCAAGCTTTTGCTCTTagccatgctcgggtttttcccccccctttttgatgttttgaaaaatgtattgttcTTCTCCCGCTTGTATTTCACCTGCAGTCTCGCGGCTCGCGTGCTGTGGCGCCTTCACAAGGACACCGGCATGGTGTCTGACAGTCAACTGATCTCAGTGGAACAGCTCGAGGACCACGTGTCCGACCTGCCGGAAAAGGACCTTCGACAACTCCAGAGGGATGTTGAGAGTTTCCTGGGCTACTGGTCCTACGGGAGGAAACGACACTCCGTCGACTTCATCTCGCATATCTTTGGCATTGTAATATCAAACAACGCCACCCGTGACGTTTCCCCCGCGGCCTTCGTCTTGACACGCCCCCTTTGTGTGCGCAGATTACGTGTAATGGCTTCACAATGAGGGAGCAGAACGGGCTGCGAGCCGTCGGCGTGGGCCTTTTCCCCAACCTGTGCCTGCTCAACCACGACTGCTCACCCAACTGCTCCGTTGCCCTCAACCACGGCAAGTAGGTGTCACGCACGACAACTGAGGGGAAAGAATTTTCTGGCTCATAGAAACTCATTTGCCGCTTTCTTTTGCAGCCAAACCGCCGTGAGCGCTGCTCTCCATTCTCAGAGGAGGTATGTGTCTCACCATCGAGAGGAATGGGAGAGATAAAAGCACTCTTTGAAGTATCAGCGATCAGAACTATAGGAAGGGATAAGCAAACGGTGTGGGATGCACAGTCGGGGTGAGATCTGAATAAAAACTGGTTCGGTCTGCCCGGGGCGCAAAAGAACGTCCTGGGTGACACTCACCTGTACAAACGTCTTTCGATGAAAGCGTATGTCCGTTCTTCGCCGTGGTCATTTTCCCCTCTTCCACATGATGAATCCAGTCGTGGGGTCTTCTCCGTACAGGATCGAGCTGCGAGCTTTAGGACCAATCCCTGAGGGTCAGGAGTTGACTGTCAGCTATGTGGACTTCCTAAACCTGTCGGGTGACCGCCAGAAGAAGCTGATGGAACGTTACCACTTTGAGTGCACGTGTCAGCGCTGCAGCGGGCGCCTCAAGGATGACCTGATGATGGCCGCAGCAGAGGGCAAGGTGAGAAGGGGagaggaggagtggggggggggggggggggtgcatttgaTGGAACACAGAGCACTCGAAATACTTGCGCCCCATGCTTGCGTGTCCCTCACAGCCGTCTGCCGAGAAGCTGAAAGAGGTGATCGCCTTTAGTGAAGATTGTCTGGAAAAGATGGACAAGTACCGTTCCGAGAAAGATTTCCACGAGGTACGCCTTTGTCGTCCCCCCCGACCCGATCCCCAATCCCCTTCATGTGTGGCCACTGGCCTGTTTCTCCTCTCAGGTGGTGAAGTTGTGCGGCGAGTGCTTGGAGAAGCAGGAGAACGTCCTGGGTGACACTCACTTGTACAGGCTGCGTGCGCTCAGCGTAGCCAGCGAGGCGCTTTGCCGCCAGCGGTTGTTCTCCGAGGCTGCGGCGTACGCCAAGAGGATGGTGGACGGATACACGTAAGGCAGGCTTCACTGCAGTGTCCGGCACATACCTGAACGCCGCAGTGCGCTTCCCCCACAAATCTGGTTGTTTTCCTGTTCTCAATCACACAAGCAAGGCAAATGTGCTAACTGCTAATAAATATGTCTTAGAAGTAAATATACACAGGGTTGCAAGTTGAGGAAATCATTTGAACCTCAAATAGGTTAACTGtgttggaccccccccccccttcaacagGAAGTTATATCCCCACAACAACGCTCAGCTGGGCTTGGCCATCATGCGCGCAGGCGCCATCCACTGGCAGTCGGGCCAGACTGAGCTGGCGCACAGCTTGATCTGCAAAGCTTACGGCATTCTCATGGTCACCCACGGGCCCAACCATGCCATCACCAAAGACTTGGAGGTACAGCGAGACGAGACGAGACGGGAGCGAGCGAAAGTCAAGCTAAACGGAGCAGAATGCGGCGTTAGCGGACTTGTCTCACCACGCGCTTAAGTGTTTCAGTTCTGGAAGACGCTCTATTTTTAATGCGGGTGTGCGGAGGCCCGCGCACGGGTGAAAAACGGACCTCCATCGCAATCGACCCATCTCAATGTTGTGTTAAGCGTCACCTGATATCgtcattcagaaaaaaacaaaacagtacggTACTTTTTCTTTGTATTGTACACTAACGGGAGTGCTGCCAGGGATTTGCGGGGTGGGGATGGGCGcaggctgtaaaaaaaaagtgaaaataaccACGACGATCTGCATTTTTCTGCCTTCCTGTAGTCCATGCGCATGCAGACCGAGAAGGAGTTAAAGAAGAGGAAGACGTTAACCTGAGCCACGCTGATGTCAAGAAGCAGCTTCTCTGTGGCTCGCAGTCGTAGCAGGTCAGCTCATGTAAAAAAGATGGCTGCTCAAGCACAACAAGTACAGTCAAGACCGATTGTTCAAAGCAACTGGAGGACGtgcggaaaaaataaaatgtgctgtCGTGATCGCGCAATgagtcatttgtcatttttattttgttctttttttataaCAATGTCAATTTATTTCGATGTCAGGCTCTATACAATCATAAATATCCAACGGAGcgcatgtcaacacgtaagacGACTTCCCAAGAAAGATTGATTGAAGATATTTTAATGACAAGGAAGAACTTCTTTTTAGATTCATTAATTCAATACCTTTTAAGACTTCTCAAGGTTTCCGTGGAAAGTTCAGATGCATCCAATTAGATACAAATCCACTTTTCGTTATTTCCAGAAGAAGGAAGACTGTAAAGTCTTTTTCAAAGTCTTAAAAACAAGTTAAAATATTTTGcctggaaagttttttttttcataaaagtgCATCGTCACACACTGCATTTCGAAATTGCAGTCCGAAGGTGAATTTCAATATTGTCAGCTTCCTTTTTTCCCTACAAAGTTGCTGAAAGGTGGATAGAAAGACAGAAATCCGATCATATAAAGTTAAACACCAtcgagtttttgtttttcccataAATGGACAGAATTCTATAAATAAGTCAAAAGTAGAGTAGTACACCTGAATCAAGACAAAAGACATATGAGGTTGGCATTTTCCCCAAATGATGAGAGAGAACTTACTCAATAAAATATATACGAGTGTTTTCCAGTACCGGTCAATAATAAAAGTCCAATTTAAGATTTAAAACCCTATCAATCCATCAACGACATGTTAGTGTTCATTGCACAACGCAGAGCTCGGTGCTGGCCTGATTTTGATCGtctgcagcggcggcggcggcgtccggGCCTCTGCGGGCCCCGCCGCGAGCGTCCGTGACGCCATCTTGTCGGTAGGAGTGAGGCTCCGTATCCTGCCTCAGCTTCACGAGCAGTTCCTTGCCATCGCTCGAGGGCAGGTTTCCCAGGAAGTACTGCGGCGTGAGCTCCACAAGCCTGCAATGCAAGACGGTGGAAGGTGaaattgaacaacaacaaaaaacatttttttttaagtagccaCACACTCAGGCAAGGAGGCAGCGAGGCTCCGTACAGATGCAATGCAAATCAAAGCATCCTCGAgcgttttcttgtttttctgttcagtcacatatattgttataatattATTGATAATATTTCTGGCAATACGTTGAACATCGTAGCTATCGCAATGTTATCGTGGGGGCCACATATCGTCGTCCCAGTAGCAAATGGTCTCGTCTCAGCCCCGAGTGCCGAGTCTCGAATGCGCCGGTTGACTTACATCTGTGGGTGGACCTCAGATATGATGCGTATGCAGTTGTCACAGGAGATAGTGAATTCGTGGTAGAGGACCCAGGTAGGGGGGGCGGGACGTGGCTGACGACACAGGTACGAGGACAGCGGGTGCAGGTGAGCCACGTGGCGGTGAGTTAACAGGAGGTAGTTACCGGAGCCGTCGACATCATGAGCCACCTGAGGAGGAAAACGACACCAATCCTAATGACTGAAAAGAAATGTACCGTGTGTACGGATAGTGGAggatgagtcttttttttttttttcctcgacaatAATGAGTGAAAATAGGAAGGGTAGATGAATTTGCTTGCGGCCGGGCTGAACGATGAATTGCATTTGATGGAGCACTGATTTTTCCAGAACCCATTTCGTGCTGCGAGAGTCACCAAGTTAGCCGGCCGTTTGTGTTTACTCAaaagtagagacacgttttccatccTGCTAAAGTGCTATCGTTGACGTTTGGCGCAGTGCATTGTGGGAAGTGAGACGTCAACATCCGGAGCTGAATATGGTTCAATACGGTACCTCAAAGTGGGAGCTTACTTTAAGGAAGAGGCCGGAGATGAGAGCTCTCTTGATGTTTGTGCAGTTGTCTTGGCATCCAAAAGCAGGGTGTGACACAGGAAGTTCAATTCGCCGCATGACCTCCAGCAGTTCGGCCCTGATCACCACAGCCACCCGCAAGGCCGCGTGGTTCAGGAAGTGCGTGGCGCACCATGCCTCATCCTGATTAT
Protein-coding regions in this window:
- the LOC127591603 gene encoding excitatory amino acid transporter 1-like codes for the protein MQRFREGIHIRTMKAKRKVEEISKEDIQTFLKKNAFVLFTVGAVIAGIILGFALRPYKMSYREVKYFSFPGELLMRMLQMLVLPLLVSSLITGMAALDSKASGKMGMRAVIYYMTTTFIAVFIGILIVLIIHPGKGSKEEFGKQQMIEQVSPADAFLDLIRNMFPPNLVQACTQQFKTKYGKRVIHVSVSVVVNDTLFNATNGTEEVTELTREEVIPVPGQVNGVNALGLVVFSMCFGLIIGNMKEHGQLLRDFFDSLNEAIMQLVALIMWYAPIGILFLIAGKIVEMDDLTQMGGQLGMYTITVIIGLMIHAILILPTLYFVITRQNPFIFIAGLLQALVTALGTSSSSATLPVTFKCLEENNKIDKRITRFVLPVGATINMDGTALYEALAAIFIAQVNNVEMNFGQIITISITATAASIGAAGIPQAGLVTMVIVLTSVGLPTDDITLIIAVDWFLDRLRTTTNVLGDSIGAGIIEFLSRHELRSKDVEMGNSVLEERERKKPYKLISQDSDLENDKRGHNESSM
- the spra gene encoding sepiapterin reductase a, encoding METLGRALCIITGASKGFGRAVAKEMARLVEPGSAFVLVARSGDELRTLQTELAESGVEARCVVLDLSLNESPERVVRTAKEVFSPDMEHVILVNNAASLGDVSRFGKSFTSMAEVTSYLSFNVSSALCLTAGVLQAFPEQSGLRRCVINVSSLCALKPFASWVLYCSGKAARDMMFKVLAEEEPDLRVLNYAPGPLDTEMHIVARTETRDSSLRKVLSDMFAEGKLVKCEASCATMMKLLLEDKYKSGDHIDFYDI
- the LOC127591606 gene encoding histone-lysine N-methyltransferase Smyd1-like; protein product: MTVGNMDSVELFDAGEKGRGLRAGRDLSTGEVVFAEASFAAVVFDSTSTQVCHSCFRQQAELHGCAQCRFAFYCNRTCQIACWDEHKEECAAIKKAGKAPAENVRLAARVLWRLHKDTGMVSDSQLISVEQLEDHVSDLPEKDLRQLQRDVESFLGYWSYGRKRHSVDFISHIFGIITCNGFTMREQNGLRAVGVGLFPNLCLLNHDCSPNCSVALNHGNQTAVSAALHSQRRIELRALGPIPEGQELTVSYVDFLNLSGDRQKKLMERYHFECTCQRCSGRLKDDLMMAAAEGKPSAEKLKEVIAFSEDCLEKMDKYRSEKDFHEVVKLCGECLEKQENVLGDTHLYRLRALSVASEALCRQRLFSEAAAYAKRMVDGYTKLYPHNNAQLGLAIMRAGAIHWQSGQTELAHSLICKAYGILMVTHGPNHAITKDLESMRMQTEKELKKRKTLT